In the Populus trichocarpa isolate Nisqually-1 chromosome 1, P.trichocarpa_v4.1, whole genome shotgun sequence genome, one interval contains:
- the LOC127904979 gene encoding josephin-like protein, producing MKRPAVNMSARINQVKYKPTGINQNAISIRRNSGNRVSGNRWLGRSYGFRLLKRSIMSPAVFLKHLGGKVAKALRLERRPSPGVSSSGRSRPSVAPIDAHRAEAIEDCIEFINSASLSRSNSVTANPC from the coding sequence ATGAAGAGACCAGCTGTGAACATGTCAGCAAGGATTAATCAAGTGAAATACAAACCTACTGGTATCAACCAGAACGCAATATCCATCAGGCGAAACTCTGGTAACAGagtttctgggaatagatggcTTGGTCGAAGTTATGGATTCAGGCTCCTGAAGAGATCAATAATGTCACCAGCGGTATTTCTCAAGCATCTCGGTGGGAAGGTAGCCAAAGCTCTGCGTTTAGAGAGGCGACCTTCACCTGGAGTTTCTTCTTCAGGAAGATCAAGACCATCTGTAGCTCCTATTGATGCTCACAGAGCTGAAGCCATAGAAGATTGCATTGAGTTCATCAACTCTGCTTCTTTGTCCAGGTCAAATTCCGTTACTGCAAATCCTTGTTAA
- the LOC7478543 gene encoding uncharacterized protein LOC7478543 produces the protein MASLPIAFAVPSVRVYAATAAKGAGGGKEEKGLLDWIIGSLQKEDQFYETDPILKKVEGKNNGGTASGRKNSVAVPQKKKSGGFGGLFAKND, from the coding sequence ATGGCTTCTCTTCCCATCGCCTTCGCTGTTCCTTCTGTTAGAGTGTACGCAGCCACAGCAGCTAAAGGAGCAGGGGGCGGCAAAGAGGAGAAAGGGCTTCTTGACTGGATTATTGGGAGTTTGCAAAAGGAAGACCAGTTCTATGAGACTGACCCCATCCTCAAGAAAGTGGAGGGGAAGAACAATGGTGGCACCGCCAGTGGACGCAAGAACTCTGTTGCTGTCCcccagaagaagaagagtggAGGCTTTGGTGGACTGTTTGCCAAGAATGATTAA
- the LOC7478544 gene encoding josephin-like protein has protein sequence MDSEKTEIYHEKQKLQFCLLHALNNLFQQQEAFTRARLNEISGKLVLDDPSKKTWTPLSIVFKPHHNAFTGNYDINVLIAALEEKDKTVVWHDRRNAASTIDLDGADDSLFGIVLNVPARRYALLWKGRHWITMRKIGGVWYNLDSDLPKPMPFEGTREVRGYLDYVLSNGGEVLLVMNKKE, from the exons ATGGATAGCGAGAAGACCGAAATCTATCACGAGAAGCAGAAATTGCAATTTTGCCTCTTACATGCCCTCAACAATCTCTTCCAG caaCAGGAGGCATTTACTCGAGCGAGATTGAATGAAATTTCTGGGAAACTTGTTCTTGATGATCCCAGCAAAAAGACTTGGACACCATTGTCTATAGTCTTCAAGCCCCACCATAATGCTTTTACTGGAAATTACgacattaatgttttaattgccGCTCTTGAAGAGAAAGACAAGACTGTTGTCTGGCATGACCGGCGGAATGCAGCTTCCACTATTGATCTTGATGGGGCTGATGAtagtttgtttggtattgtcctcaatgttccAGCTAGACGGTATGCATTGCTTTGGAAGGGTAGGCATTGGATTACCATGAGAAAGATTGGTGGGGTTTGGTATAACTTGGATAGTGATCTTCCTAAGCCTATGCCCTTTGAAGGTACTCGAGAGGTTAGGGGATATTTGGATTATGTTCTAAGTAATGGTGGAGAGGTTTTGCTTGTCATGAACAAGAAAGAGtga
- the LOC7478545 gene encoding uncharacterized protein LOC7478545, with translation MASPKPLHLEITIISAKHLKNVNWRNGDLKPYATFYLDNSDHRLATHADDSLSTRPVWNERFTIPMIRHDSVLTLDVFHSKPSETPKPLVGTGKFPLSQLLDSDETTSYSLRTLELSRPSGRPQGKVLVKLEVKDRPLPPPVQDYHTAPNYSHYYNPAPVQPPARDYREYSPSPYGYTDQYGYYPACYPSQPPVPSRPLYNRASNNSFPGGPSAPVDLSCQPSPSPYDHKPPQPVLLQKTSNYGVPSGPSAPVDYSYGKGSEPEISGAIGGLNLEEGSNYEKEKVAADKESHSSYRREY, from the coding sequence ATGGCTTCCCCAAAGCCTCTCCATCTAGAGATCACAATAATCTCTGCTAAACACCTCAAAAACGTCAATTGGCGAAACGGCGATCTGAAACCCTACGCCACCTTCTATCTCGACAACTCGGACCACCGACTCGCAACTCATGCCGACGACTCACTATCAACTCGCCCCGTCTGGAACGAACGATTTACTATCCCCATGATTCGCCACGATTCAGTCCTCACCCTCGACGTCTTCCACTCCAAGCCATCCGAAACCCCCAAACCTCTTGTAGGCACCGGGAAATTTCCACTGAGTCAGCTCCTCGACTCGGACGAGACAACGTCCTACTCGCTCCGCACGCTCGAGCTTTCACGTCCCTCTGGCCGTCCACAGGGTAAAGTCCTGGTGAAACTGGAGGTGAAAGATCGGCCTTTGCCTCCTCCGGTGCAGGATTACCATACTGCCCCTAATTATAGCCATTATTACAACCCTGCCCCTGTTCAACCTCCCGCACGTGACTACAGGGAATACTCTCCCTCTCCATACGGCTACACCGATCAGTACGGTTACTACCCTGCTTGCTATCCTTCACAACCTCCCGTACCATCTCGACCTCTGTACAATCGAGCATCCAATAACAGTTTCCCGGGTGGGCCTTCTGCTCCCGTTGATCTATCTTGCCAACCATCACCATCGCCCTACGATCACAAGCCACCACAGCCGGTGTTGTTGCAAAAGACATCCAATTACGGAGTGCCAAGTGGACCATCGGCTCCCGTCGATTATTCATATGGGAAAGGTAGTGAGCCCGAGATCAGTGGGGCAATCGGAGGGTTAAATTTGGAGGAAGGGAGTAACTatgagaaagagaaagttgctgCTGATAAAGAGAGTCACAGCAGCTACCGTCGTGAGTATTAA